Genomic DNA from Segatella copri:
CCTAGAAGCAAGAAAAAGTGGCTCCGATGGCACTTTTCACCCCTTCAGAAGGCAAAAATAAGAGTGGTTAAAGGCTGAATGAAAGGGGTAAAACAAGGAATTTCTTGATATATTTTGTCAAGATTCTCGTAAAAAGAGCAAGAAAACTGGGGTAGAGAGAAGAGGAATATGTGCTGTTCCTACAATACAAAACATGGTACAAGCCGAAACTACAACATAAGCTAATTCATTGATTATCATCATATTACAATCACCCATTATTTCTTTCCGAATAACTTTCAGAAGCCTAATCCGGTCATTTTCGGTCACGGTCATTTTCGGTCATTTTCGTTTTCGGGGGCGCAAATCTCCCCTATAGTATTATATAAATATATATTTATATATACTATAGGCCCAAATGACCGAATCATTTTGAAAATGACCGAAAATGACCATGACCGAAAATGACCGCTTTCCAAACATCAAAAAACGATTCAAAAGGCGGCTTTTGCAATCAGATGTAAAAACCGCAAACACTTATACTCCTATATATCAACCACTTACATAATATTTTTCAACATTCTACGGGAAAAAGCTTGCTTTCTGCTTCGAATTTTTGTATCTTTGCACCGGCAATCGAAAGAACAGTCTTCTTGTGCCAAAAGTCGGTCATCTATGAAGACCGAGGCTGGTCTTAATAGATGGCAGGCGCCGGTCATCAATGAAGACCACAAAATGGGCAGGAAACGGCTTTCTGGGGAATTGTGATTCAAGAAACTCTTAAACGCAGACTGAGCATGACAAACAAAACTTAACTTCTTCGAGGGTGGCGATATTTTAACATAAAAATAACATGCACTTAACCCTACAAGCCAGGATTTTATTATATCTTTGCATAAAAAAACAAAACTACAGCTTTATGGAAAAAGAGAAACTTTCAGCAATCCTATCAAAGGGAAGAAACGGAACCAAGGGATGGTTTCTGTATCGTGCATGGCCTGGCACCAGAAGTGCCATCTACGTCTATCTGATGTCCATGCTTGCAGCCTTTCCGGTTGGCATTGCAGCAGCTTTGAGCTGCGAATTTATCGAATTCCTGACGAAGACAACCATCAATAGTGCATGGATCCCGGCAATTTATATGCTGGCTGCAGAGCTATATATGATTCATAAATGCCGGAAGAAATTCCACCTGCGTGTTCGCCTGGAAAAGATTCAGCAGAAGCCTAAGGCAATCATCTTCTTGCTGGTTTTCTTGGTGGGACTGTTCCAGGCCATTCCTATGAGTGTTTTAGAAAGATTCATGGATTTGCCTGATTACATGGAGCAGGATTTTGTTAACCTGGCACATAATCCGATTGGAATTCTGGTGCTCTGCATCATTGCTCCTATAGCCGAAGAATACCTCTTCCGCGGATTGATGATGCGAAAGATGCTGAGATGGAACATCAGTCCCTGGTATGCTATCATCGGCTCAAGCATCATGTTCGGGCTCATCCATCTCAACCCGGCACAGATTCCTGGACCCATCATTCTGGGAATCGTCATGGCGTGGATGTGTTACCGAACCAGGAGTTTGATTCCGGGCATCATCATCCACATCACCAACAATACGCTCTGCCTGATTCCTGAAGAATGCTACGATACTTACATCGCCAGCACTCCGATGATGGAAGCAAGCCTCAGCCTGATAAGCATCGCAATCGTCATTCTGTCGATTTGGCTCTTCAACAAGAAGACTGCTGCTGCATCGTAAAGAGACTTCATAAAAGGAAGTCTTCATAAGAAAGGCTTCCTTATCAAATTCCTCACCATAAGGGGAGAGTTATTCCTCCCCCTCTACCTTGCAGCAGTCGAATCCCATCTCTTTGGCTTTATCAGGACCAAAGGTAAAGTAGATGGCTTCGCCCTCATCACAAACCTCGCCTTTTGAATTCTCCAGAGTCAGGTGGATGGTGACGATGTTACGGCGCTGACTGGCGATGTGACCACGCACCGTAATCTGCGAATCGGTGGTCATCACAGGTTTCTTGTACTTCACGTTGAGCTGCATCGTCACACCCGTGGTCTGCAGTTTGCGGTTGAT
This window encodes:
- a CDS encoding CPBP family intramembrane glutamic endopeptidase, encoding MEKEKLSAILSKGRNGTKGWFLYRAWPGTRSAIYVYLMSMLAAFPVGIAAALSCEFIEFLTKTTINSAWIPAIYMLAAELYMIHKCRKKFHLRVRLEKIQQKPKAIIFLLVFLVGLFQAIPMSVLERFMDLPDYMEQDFVNLAHNPIGILVLCIIAPIAEEYLFRGLMMRKMLRWNISPWYAIIGSSIMFGLIHLNPAQIPGPIILGIVMAWMCYRTRSLIPGIIIHITNNTLCLIPEECYDTYIASTPMMEASLSLISIAIVILSIWLFNKKTAAAS
- a CDS encoding PaaI family thioesterase, translating into MKKILNPYLNKEGYNCVCCAPNNPVGLHLEFWEEGEDVLTIWNPGENYQGWINTLHGGIISMLMDEVAGWVINRKLQTTGVTMQLNVKYKKPVMTTDSQITVRGHIASQRRNIVTIHLTLENSKGEVCDEGEAIYFTFGPDKAKEMGFDCCKVEGEE